The Peribacillus simplex genome contains the following window.
CCCTAATGCACTTCAAGGCGATTTACGCCCCTATCAAAAACTGGGCATGAGCTGGCTCCTTTTTTTAAGGGAGCATGGCTTTGGTGCTTGTCTAGCTGACGATATGGGGCTTGGAAAAACAGTCCAGATGATAGCCTACCTCCTTCATGTAAAAGACAAAGAAGGAGCCAGTAAAGAGCTGCCCACTGCCCATATGGACGAACAAAAGAGTGAACCGATCATTGTTGATGAGGATAGTAACGAAGAGAGCTGCGAAGAGGCTGAGGTCAATACCGCTACATGCGAATCGGTCTCTGTACAATCGTCGCTCATCGTATGCCCAACATCCGTCCTAGGCAACTGGCAAAAGGAATTGGAGAAATTCGCACCAACACTAAAAGTTCACCTTCACTACGGGTCTAATCGGGCTAAAGGTGAAGCATTTGCTAAAATAGCAGTGGATCATGATATTGTCTTAACATCATATGGCCTTACCCACCAAGATGCAGCTGAACTATCCTCCATCCATTGGAGCAGCGTGATCCTTGATGAAGCACAAAACATCAAGAATGCCCAAACAAAGCAATCCAAAGCGGTCCGCAAGCTAAATGGCAGGCATCATATTGCCTTATCGGGTACGCCTATGGAAAACCGTTTAAGTGAGCTATGGGCGATTTTCGATTTCATAAATAAAGGGTATCTTGGAACGCTAGGACAGTTTCAGGAAAAATATGTGGCAACCATTGAACGTGATGAACAGAAGGATAAAATCAAAGAATTACAGCGTTTGATACAGCCATTTTTGCTCCGCCGTACAAAACGCGATAAAGAAGTCGCCCTTAATCTGCCGGATAAGCAAGAACAAAAGGAATTCGTACCGCTTACCACCGAGCAAGCATCGTTGTATGAACAACTGATCAAAGATACATTCACTGATATCGAACAACTGTCGGCCTTCGAAAGAAAAGGCATCATCCTGCAGATGCTGAATAAGCTAAAGCAACTTTGCAATCACCCGGCTCTTTACTTAAAAGAGATGGAAAAGGAAAACATCATGAAGGCGCCTAACCGTTCTGGCAAACTCGAGAAGCTGACTGAGCTTGTCGATGCTGTCCGCGAACAGGATGAAAGCTGTCTCATTTTCACTCAATATATTGGCATGGGCAATATGATGAAGGAATTGTTGGAAAAACGGTATGGCTTTGAAGTGCCATTCCTGAACGGGAGTGCGAACAAGAAGCAGCGTGATGATATGATCACTCGATTCCAAGATGGGGAATTCCCTGTCTTTATCCTGTCGTTGAAAGCAGGCGGCACGGGACTGAATCTAACAGAAGCAAACCACGTGATTCACTATGATCGCTGGTGGAACCCAGCTGTTGAAAATCAAGCAACCGACCGTGCATATCGAATTGGACAACAGCGTTTCGTTCATGTTCATAAGCTAATTTGCACAGGGACACTGGAAGAAAAAATTGACCAGATGCTTGACAAAAAGCAGGCCCTGAACGACGAGATCATCAGCAGTGACAACTGGATCACCGAACTTTCCACAGAGGAAATCAAGGACTTGGTTGCTCTTCAATAATGTTCTAACACTCAAAAATCCGCTCTCACGATACGAAGTTGAATGAGGGCATGCTAGCTTATCAAGACATAAGAAAATAAAGGAGAATACATATTCGATATGTATTCTCCTTTTTATTCAAAAAGCACCGGTTAATGCTGCAAAAATGACCTCAGTTACTTCATTTTTCAAACTCCGAAAACCTTTCATAGCTTTCTGGACTGGTATATAACTTTCCCTGCAATGAATGGAAAGAAGATGGCAAATTGGACATGGCAAGGTCCAAAAATGGCCTAACATAGTGGGCTCGTAGAGACCCAATTCCTTAATATTGAGCAAAATTCAAAGGAATTTTCAAAAGGGTTCGGAATGTTTTAATTCCGAACCCCTTTTGTCTATAAACTGAGATTACGCAAATGGGTAATCTATTCTTTTTCCGGAGTAGTCAAGTTCGAACTCAGATGTCATTTTCTGTTTCAAAAGATCGATTTCACCATATAGAGTGCCGTAATCCAAATGATGATTGCAGAGATTTTATTTAATATTCCAAGGAATTTGCCTGATGCATCAACCTTTTTCAACAATCTTCCCGCAAAACATAATCCATGGAACCAGCACCATGACACAACGATGCATGTTCCCGTGAAAATCACTTTATCCATTCCTGAATAAACAAGTGAGCTCGAACCGATTACACCTATCGTATCCAAGATTGCATGTGGATTCAGTAATGATACTGATAAGGCAAATACAATTTGTTTTTTGGTGGACATTTGCATAGTTTGAGCGTCCGACTGTGGGTTCGCTTTGGCAGACCAAATTTGAAAACCCATATACAATAAAAAAATGACTCCGAATATGATTAATGTAAGACGCAACCAATCATATTGCATGACAATCAACGAAACACCCAAAATAGCTAACAGGATGAGCACTGTATCACAAATGGCAGCTGTGATCGTTGCAGGCAATGCTTTTTTTAAGGTCGGTTGGATTGCACCTTGATTAAAAATAAATACATTTTGCACTCCTAATGGAAGTATCAGCCCCAATGCCAATAATAATCCATGAAAAAATGGTCCCATACGAATACTTCCCTCCATTCACATTCAGTATAATGAAAAAGACAAAGGAATTGACCCTCCATTTGGTTGGTATTCAACCCAACCAATTATAATGAATTTAGAACATGAAGGGGGTGGTTTTCGTATGTTTATCGAATGGAGGCCAAACCGGCCGTCGAGCATATCACTACACCAACAAATAGTAGATTGGATGAAACAACAAATTACACAAGGGGAATGGCCGGTTGCGACCAAGCTTCCCTCACAACGCTCATTAGCCGATTCTTTTGGCGTAAACCGAAGTACCATCATTACAGCTATGGATGAATTGATTGCGGACGGATTATTAGAAACTAGGGTTGGATCTGGTACATTCGTTTCGAATAACACATGGAATGTGCTCGTCTCTAGCAAACAGCCCGACTGGAAAAACTATGTCCGCAATGGCCTTCATGAACCTAATTTAAAAACGATTCAGGACATTAATCAGCATGAAACGGACTCTGCCATCATCAGATTGGGCACCGGCGAACTTTCTCCAACTCTATTGCCTATTAAAAAAATCGAAAAGTCTTTGCAATCCACTTCTTTTGACGCCCACTCATTAGGTTATTCTGAACCCAAGGGTGATAAGAGGCTACGCCAAAGTATAAGTGTTTATTTAGAAACAAAAGGAATCAACGCTAGCCCAGGCTCCCTCATGATCGTTTCTGGCGGGCTTCAAGCACTCCAGTTGATTTCAGTTGGTTTACTTCAAAAGGGCTCAATGGTTTTACATGAATCCCCTTCCTATTTAAATTCTGTTCATCCCTTTCAATCTGCAGGGATGCACTTAGTAGGTTTATCAAAACAAGGCCGGGAAAGTATTCCGACACAAATAAAGCGCATCAATGGAAGAAAGAAAGCGTCACTGTTTTATACTGTTCCAACGTTTAACAATCCAACCAATACTACATGGACTAAAGAAGAAAGACTAAACCTCTTATCCACATGTAAAAAAGAACAGATTCCGATTATTGAAGATGACGTATATAGTGACTTGTGGTTTGAAAAGAGACCACCGCTACCTATAAAATCCCTTGATACAGATGGCCTTGTATTGCACATTGGCAGTATGTCCAAAACATTGAGCCCCGGATTGCGCATCGGATGGATTGCTGGTCCAATAACTGTGATTGAACGTTTAGCAGATATTAAAATGCAAATGGATTACGGTTCCAGTGCACTGTCTCAACACCTTGTCGCAGAATGGTTAGAAAGTGGTCAATATACAAAACATTTAGAGTGGCTAAGGCATCAGTTGATAGTACGTAGAGATTTTACATTATCTCTTCTCAATCAGTATTTTAAGGGACTTGCAGAATGGCAAATACCTCAAGGCGGATTTTATATATGGGTAAAGATATGTAAACCAATTGTGAATCAAAACCTTTTCAAGCAAGCGATAAAGGAGAATCTTCTCCTTAATCCGGGGTACATATATGAACCAAATAACAATACGCATCTACGGCTTTCATATTCATACGCCACGGAGGAACAATTAGCTTATGGTATCCAAACCCTCTCAAAGATCATTCGGCGGTTGATTTGATACATGACATCATCGTGTTGAGACATTGATGGAGCTGCCTTGGCAGCCCCATTCTTATTGAACTGAACAATCTGAGTGGGTAAAGAAGTTGTCGAATTACGTTTCACTTAACGAAAGTCACCTGCCTAAGAAAGTTAAAGAGGATATCACGGGGTAGCGGCCTTCCTTTTTACATTCCACTCTTTCGGTTGGATGATGAAAAAAGAATGGTGATTTCCATGATTGATCATAATATGATCGAGGATTGCGGTAAGCGCCTCACCCTTATTCTGCTGATATTCATCTGAACTTTCCTCAATGGTGATTTTTTCTTGGTGGGGGTCATAATTAATGGATGTTTTAGCACCCTTTTCAAAAAAGGAAAGGGTAACCTCCTGACATAGGGGATAATCCTGATAGGGTGAATCCGAGCGGGGCTCCTTTTCAAATGGAGAATTGACGTGCTGAAGTGCATCAAAAAAACTCGGTTTTGTAAGATTTGACCTGTGGTTTCCTATTTCTTCTAATTTCACTGTAATCCCACGACTATATACCTTTTTGCTCGATTTCTTCTTATAAATCATAGACACCCTCCTTTTTTCTGATTCCTTATACCTAATTCCTTTATCTTTCACCAAATACCTGCTAGATAATATAAATAATTCCCCATTAATAGATTTCCATATTAGCACAGTGAAAACACAGGAAACTACACCTAAAGAATTATACTTCAAATCCATAATCCGAAAAAAAAAGCCCTCTTGGATAAGAGGGCTCATACTGAAGACAAATTTGAATAAAGCGAGTTTGCAATCAGTTTTTTCTTTAGGCTCTTTTCGTAAAGATTGTTGTTTTTAAAACGAAACTATTTAAGGTTGATTGGAGCGGAAGTGCGAGACTCCTGCGGGAGCAGCAGGACAGGTGAGACCCCACAGGCGTTTACGTCGAGGAGGCTAACCGCCCGCCCCACGGAAAGCGAGCATCTGGAGGGGAAATCGACCACAACTCACTACCTGGTAAATAGCAACAAAGTATGTGAAAACAGCCTTTCTTTAAAAAAGTTCCAATCAACGTTCGAATTACACAAACCCTAAAAAAACTATCGGTAAAATCAATTATGTCTACAAACTGCAGCCCTCTTGGATAAGAGGGCTGTTTTCGGTCATTTTTTTGCTTTATTGATGTTAAAGGATTTCTTCGATTCATTTCCTGCAAGATCGGTCACCTTAAATTCGAACTTGTTGTTGCCTGATTTAAGCGGCAGTTCCAAATCCTCTATCTTCTTCTTATAGGCACGCATTTTATATGGTTCCTTGAATTCATTATAGAAAACTTCGCTTCCGTTTAGATAAAGGCGGATTTCATCGAAATTATCTTCTACCGTAACATCCACTTTTGGATTTTTGCCTTTGACTCCCACAGTTGCCGGTACACCTTTTACTTTTAAACCTGGTTTTGTTGCATCGACCATAATCGTCCGTTTAAAGGAAACCGTGTTATCCCATTTGTCCGTTGCTTTAACCGTAAAGTTTTGGACGCCATCTTCAAACTTCTTTTCATAAGTGAATTCATATTTATTATTCGTTTTGTTATACGTTACAGGGACCGTTTTATCATCGATTTTAAATTCTTTGATTTCCGACGCTTCTTCAATATCTCCTGTTATTTTGATTTTATTTTTATTGTTCACGCTTAAGGCCTCAGGACTTTTGATCTTTACAGCTGGTGCATGATT
Protein-coding sequences here:
- a CDS encoding DEAD/DEAH box helicase; translation: MFNPGKLKIKIAALENGSYALGAVNEENAFLNTNYIRRLLFNWDDASFYGTKMTSDIIDGNPVFILDAWGLLNFFAKESFNSFIEWEWSEISSLCLSAAPVLHESIEAGIPVPDFTNLQLDSIGWKLPEEVEEEFVPSFWEEEISLDLPSPEVETNRTFIEKWYNGAANMYLKNYSPMQHKWSEAVGALKDSRLSPEELQAFFDKDSWQEWLGTQPDPKPFTIGLRLTEPPDGNGPWVLDVTLRSKRDENIIETYTGKKLPRGWNKYASEVVRATKRWQLVVPWLGENGRLKREISETDAWEFLTDASEKLLFLGVEILLPSWWLALKESSLKVKAKVKSQSNRGPSYVGLKALMDFDWRFSLNGKELTEAEFEELVDEKRRLVFIRGQWVKLDPAFIKQIQELMETANEKGIQLTDLLQQELLNGENEDDDSDSENDEMLRIQFELNQELRKMVGRLRETKNISILPVPNALQGDLRPYQKLGMSWLLFLREHGFGACLADDMGLGKTVQMIAYLLHVKDKEGASKELPTAHMDEQKSEPIIVDEDSNEESCEEAEVNTATCESVSVQSSLIVCPTSVLGNWQKELEKFAPTLKVHLHYGSNRAKGEAFAKIAVDHDIVLTSYGLTHQDAAELSSIHWSSVILDEAQNIKNAQTKQSKAVRKLNGRHHIALSGTPMENRLSELWAIFDFINKGYLGTLGQFQEKYVATIERDEQKDKIKELQRLIQPFLLRRTKRDKEVALNLPDKQEQKEFVPLTTEQASLYEQLIKDTFTDIEQLSAFERKGIILQMLNKLKQLCNHPALYLKEMEKENIMKAPNRSGKLEKLTELVDAVREQDESCLIFTQYIGMGNMMKELLEKRYGFEVPFLNGSANKKQRDDMITRFQDGEFPVFILSLKAGGTGLNLTEANHVIHYDRWWNPAVENQATDRAYRIGQQRFVHVHKLICTGTLEEKIDQMLDKKQALNDEIISSDNWITELSTEEIKDLVALQ
- a CDS encoding LysE/ArgO family amino acid transporter, producing MGPFFHGLLLALGLILPLGVQNVFIFNQGAIQPTLKKALPATITAAICDTVLILLAILGVSLIVMQYDWLRLTLIIFGVIFLLYMGFQIWSAKANPQSDAQTMQMSTKKQIVFALSVSLLNPHAILDTIGVIGSSSLVYSGMDKVIFTGTCIVVSWCWFHGLCFAGRLLKKVDASGKFLGILNKISAIIIWITALYMVKSIF
- a CDS encoding PLP-dependent aminotransferase family protein; protein product: MFIEWRPNRPSSISLHQQIVDWMKQQITQGEWPVATKLPSQRSLADSFGVNRSTIITAMDELIADGLLETRVGSGTFVSNNTWNVLVSSKQPDWKNYVRNGLHEPNLKTIQDINQHETDSAIIRLGTGELSPTLLPIKKIEKSLQSTSFDAHSLGYSEPKGDKRLRQSISVYLETKGINASPGSLMIVSGGLQALQLISVGLLQKGSMVLHESPSYLNSVHPFQSAGMHLVGLSKQGRESIPTQIKRINGRKKASLFYTVPTFNNPTNTTWTKEERLNLLSTCKKEQIPIIEDDVYSDLWFEKRPPLPIKSLDTDGLVLHIGSMSKTLSPGLRIGWIAGPITVIERLADIKMQMDYGSSALSQHLVAEWLESGQYTKHLEWLRHQLIVRRDFTLSLLNQYFKGLAEWQIPQGGFYIWVKICKPIVNQNLFKQAIKENLLLNPGYIYEPNNNTHLRLSYSYATEEQLAYGIQTLSKIIRRLI